The window CATCACTGTGGCTACTGAGTCCTTCATGGAGTAGGATTGGAGAGGCTGCAGATATACCATACAAAGCGTCCCATAGAAGAGGGAGACCACAGTCAAATGTGAAGCACAGGTAGAGAAGGCTTTGTATTTACTAGAGGCTGAGGGTATTCGGAGGATGGCTCTGACAATGCAGACATAGGACATGATCATGAATCCTAGTGGGGCAAGGAAGATGAAGGATCCTGTGGCAATCAGCACCGTGTGATTGACTTGGGTGTTAGAACACGCGAGCCTCAGCAGGACATACATCTCACAGAAGATGTAGTGGATCTTCCGGGAACCACAGAAGGTCACCCTGGTCATGAGGAGGGTGTGGGTGAGGCCATAGAGGACAGAAAGTGCCCAACACAAGGTGAGGAGCAAAACGCAGAGTCCAGGGCTCATGGCCGTGCTGTAATGGAGGGGGCggcagatggccacatagcggtcataggccattgTCGCCAGGATGAGGTTGTCCAGTGTCACCAAGGAGACCAAGAAGTAGAGCTGTGTCATACACCCCGCATAGGAGATGGCTTTGTTCTGAGACTGAAGGCTCACCAGCATCTTGGGGATTGTGTTGGTGACGAAGAAGAGGTCGGTGAGGGAGAGGTTggccaggaagaagtacatgggagTGTGCAAGCGGGGGTCAAAGCTGATGGCCAGGATGATGAGCACATTTCCCACCACTGTGACCAGGTACGTGGACAGGAACATCCAGAATAGGATCCGCTGCTGCTCAGGACTCTCCGAGATCCCCAGGAGCAGGAACTCGGAGACTCCACTCTGGTTGCTTCCATGCATTTTCCCAACTGTCTGCAACATAGGCACcaacaaatgtttacttaatGTCCTCAGTTGAATAAGGAcatttaaataagcaaaataaactgttttcttaGCATCAAAAATACCTTAGGTTAAATTTTATAACTCTTTTTTGGATTAAGAGAGAATGCAGTGGCATACGAAAGCTGTTAATAACATGGAAAATTTTCATGCAACTTAGTCATTCCAGCAACTTCTAATCTAGCATACTCCATACTGTAGGAATAATGTCCATGTCTTATTTTAAATCATATCATCTTACAACTTTCTTGAAGTGCTTACGATTAGTATGGTACATTATGATATTGTAGACTtacatgatatttatttttttttttattttttttttcagggtgccCCACATCacttagtctttatttatttatttatttatttatttatttttaatatatgaaatttactgtcaaattggtttccatacaacacccagtgctcatcccaaaaggtgccctcctcaatacccatcacccaccctgccctccctcccaccctgccctccctcccaccccccatcaaccctcagtttgttctcagtttttaatagtctcttatgctttggctctctcccactctaacctcttttttttttttttttcttctttccttcccctcccccatgggtttctgttatgtttctcaggatccacataagagtgaaaccatatggtatctgtctttctctgtatggcttatttcacttagcatcacactctccagttccatccatgttgctacaaaaggccatatttcattttttctcattgccacgtagtattccattgtgtatataaaccacaatttctttatccattcatcagttgatggacatttaggctctttccataatttggctattgttgagagtgccgctataaacattggggtacaggtgcccctatgcatcagtactcctgtatcccttggataaattcctagcagtgctattgctgggtcatagggtaggtctatttttaattttctgaggaacctccacactgctttccagagcggctgcaccaatttgcattcccaccaacagtgcaagagggttcctgtttctccacatcctctccag is drawn from Panthera uncia isolate 11264 chromosome E1, Puncia_PCG_1.0, whole genome shotgun sequence and contains these coding sequences:
- the LOC125926893 gene encoding olfactory receptor 1D2-like; this translates as MLQTVGKMHGSNQSGVSEFLLLGISESPEQQRILFWMFLSTYLVTVVGNVLIILAISFDPRLHTPMYFFLANLSLTDLFFVTNTIPKMLVSLQSQNKAISYAGCMTQLYFLVSLVTLDNLILATMAYDRYVAICRPLHYSTAMSPGLCVLLLTLCWALSVLYGLTHTLLMTRVTFCGSRKIHYIFCEMYVLLRLACSNTQVNHTVLIATGSFIFLAPLGFMIMSYVCIVRAILRIPSASSKYKAFSTCASHLTVVSLFYGTLCMVYLQPLQSYSMKDSVATVMYAVVTPMMNPFIYSLRNKDMHGALGRLLLGKAFQRLT